One genomic segment of Triticum urartu cultivar G1812 unplaced genomic scaffold, Tu2.1 TuUngrouped_contig_6428, whole genome shotgun sequence includes these proteins:
- the LOC125530599 gene encoding GDP-fucose transporter 1-like: MAKQHYATSSLVIGYALCSSLLAIINKYAVTKFNYPGLLTTLQYLTSAAGVWALGKLGFLCHDPFNLETAKKFAPAAIVFYLAIFTNTNLLVHANVDTFIVFRSLTPLLVAIADTTFRKQPCPSKLTFSSLVIILGGAVGYVITDSAFSLTAYSWALAYLVTITAEMVYIKHIVTNLGLNTWGFVLYNNLLSLMISPIFWFLTGEHKSVFSAVESRVEGWFQLDAFVAVALSCLFGLLISFFGFAARKAISATAFTVTGVVNKFLTVAINVTIWDKHASAFGLVSLLFTLAGGVLYQQSVTAKGNIASAQHETASEELKDESDSAEYDEEKQKLISS; encoded by the coding sequence ATGGCGAAGCAACACTATGCAACCAGCAGCCTTGTGATAGGCTATGCCTTGTGCTCGAGCTTGCTGGCGATCATTAACAAGTATGCCGTCACAAAGTTCAATTACCCCGGCCTCCTGACAACGCTACAGTACTTGACATCTGCTGCTGGTGTTTGGGCCCTTGGAAAGCTAGGCTTTCTCTGCCATGACCCCTTCAACCTGGAGACTGCCAAGAAATTTGCACCGGCTGCTATTGTCTTCTACCTCGCCATATTTACAAACACAAACCTCCTTGTTCATGCCAATGTGGACACGTTCATAGTTTTCAGATCCTTGACTCCGCTTTTGGTTGCTATTGCTGACACAACCTTCCGGAAGCAACCATGCCCTTCCAAGCTCACATTTTCATCCCTTGTTATCATATTGGGAGGAGCGGTTGGCTATGTGATAACAGATTCTGCATTCAGCCTCACAGCATACTCTTGGGCGCTTGCCTATCTGGTGACAATAACAGCTGAGATGGTGTACATCAAGCATATTGTGACGAATCTGGGTCTAAACACATGGGGTTTTGTGCTGTATAACAACCTTCTTTCCTTGATGATATCCCCCATCTTTTGGTTTTTGACAGGGGAGCACAAGTCGGTCTTCTCAGCAGTCGAATCACGGGTTGAGGGTTGGTTCCAGCTCGATGCCTTTGTCGCGGTGGCATTGTCATGCTTGTTTGGGTTACTCATCAGCTTCTTTGGCTTTGCGGCTAGGAAAGCAATCTCAGCCACGGCATTCACGGTGACTGGGGTTGTGAACAAGTTCCTCACGGTGGCAATCAATGTGACGATCTGGGACAAGCACGCCAGTGCATTTGGTTTGGTTAGCCTGCTGTTCACTCTTGCTGGTGGAGTACTCTATCAGCAATCAGTTACTGCAAAAGGAAATATTGCATCAGCTCAGCATGAAACGGCATCGGAGGAACTTAAGGATGAAAGTGACAGTGCTGAGTATGATGAGGAGAAACAGAAGCTTATTTCATCTTGA